Proteins encoded in a region of the Streptococcus sanguinis genome:
- the oppC gene encoding oligopeptide ABC transporter permease OppC, which translates to MATIDKSKFQFVKRDDFASETIDAPAYSYWKSVMRQFLKKKSTITMLGILIAIILMSFIYPMFSDFDFNDVSKVNDFSMRYIKPSGQYWFGTDSNGKSLFDGVWFGARNSILISIIATVINLAIGVIIGGIWGISKTVDRVMMEVYNIISNIPALLIVIVLTYSIGAGFWNLIFAMTITGWVGIAYTIRVQIMRYRDLEYNLASRTLGTPTLKIVTKNIMPQLVSVIVTTTSQMLPSFISYEAFLSFFGLGLPVTVPSLGRLISDYSQNVTTNAYLFWIPLTTLILVSLTFFVVGQNLADASDPRTHR; encoded by the coding sequence ATGGCTACAATTGATAAAAGCAAATTCCAATTTGTCAAACGTGACGATTTTGCCTCTGAAACGATTGATGCTCCAGCCTACTCTTACTGGAAATCAGTCATGCGTCAATTTCTGAAAAAGAAATCAACCATTACCATGCTGGGAATTCTGATTGCCATTATTCTTATGAGCTTCATTTATCCTATGTTTTCAGACTTCGACTTTAATGACGTGAGTAAGGTAAACGACTTTAGCATGCGTTACATCAAGCCGAGTGGTCAGTACTGGTTCGGAACGGATAGTAATGGTAAGTCTCTCTTTGATGGTGTTTGGTTTGGTGCTCGTAACTCTATTCTTATTTCGATTATTGCGACAGTTATTAACCTGGCTATCGGAGTTATCATCGGCGGTATCTGGGGAATTTCCAAAACAGTTGACCGCGTCATGATGGAAGTCTACAATATCATTTCAAATATCCCGGCCCTCTTGATTGTCATCGTCTTGACTTACTCTATCGGTGCTGGTTTCTGGAATCTGATTTTTGCCATGACGATTACTGGTTGGGTCGGTATTGCCTACACTATCCGTGTGCAGATTATGCGTTATCGGGATTTGGAATACAACCTTGCCTCTCGTACTCTTGGTACACCGACTCTCAAGATTGTTACGAAGAACATTATGCCACAGTTGGTATCTGTTATCGTGACCACCACTTCACAGATGCTGCCAAGCTTTATCTCTTACGAAGCCTTTCTGTCCTTCTTTGGATTAGGTCTTCCTGTAACAGTGCCAAGTTTAGGACGCTTGATCTCAGATTATTCTCAAAACGTGACGACCAATGCATACCTCTTTTGGATTCCACTTACAACCTTGATTTTGGTATCCCTCACTTTCTTCGTAGTTGGGCAAAACTTAGCCGACGCCAGCGATCCACGTACACATAGATAG
- a CDS encoding ATP-binding cassette domain-containing protein, which translates to MTEKLVEIKDLEISFGEGSKKFVAVKNANFFINKGETFSLVGESGSGKTTIGRAIIGLNDTSAGEIFYEGKKINGKKSKAEEADLIRKIQMIFQDPAASLNERATVDYILSEGLYNYHLFDNEEDRQRKVKDIINEVGLLAEHLTRYPHEFSGGQRQRIGIARALVMQPDFVIADEPISALDVSVRAQVLNLLKKFQKELGLTYLFIAHDLSVVRFISDRIAVIYKGVIVEVAETEELFNHPVHPYTQSLLSAVPIPDPILERKKVLKVYDPEQHDYSVDKPEMAEIRPGHYVWANKAELEKYKQEQE; encoded by the coding sequence ATGACTGAAAAATTAGTTGAAATTAAAGATTTAGAAATTTCCTTCGGTGAAGGAAGTAAGAAATTTGTAGCAGTAAAAAATGCAAATTTCTTCATCAACAAGGGGGAAACTTTCTCTCTTGTAGGAGAATCAGGTTCTGGTAAGACTACTATTGGTCGAGCTATTATCGGACTTAATGATACCAGTGCAGGCGAAATCTTCTATGAAGGTAAAAAGATTAATGGTAAAAAGTCAAAAGCAGAAGAAGCGGACTTGATTCGCAAGATTCAGATGATTTTCCAAGATCCAGCTGCCAGTCTGAATGAGCGTGCAACTGTTGACTACATCCTTTCTGAAGGTCTCTACAATTACCACTTATTTGATAACGAAGAAGATCGTCAAAGAAAAGTCAAAGATATCATCAATGAAGTTGGCTTGTTGGCTGAGCATTTAACTCGCTATCCTCATGAATTCTCTGGTGGACAGCGTCAGCGGATTGGGATTGCTCGCGCTTTGGTCATGCAACCAGATTTCGTAATTGCAGATGAGCCCATCTCCGCCTTGGATGTGTCTGTCCGAGCTCAGGTTCTGAATCTTTTGAAAAAATTCCAAAAAGAATTAGGCTTGACATATCTCTTTATTGCCCATGACCTTTCGGTAGTTCGTTTTATTTCTGATCGTATCGCCGTAATTTACAAAGGAGTCATTGTAGAAGTGGCTGAGACAGAGGAGTTGTTCAACCATCCTGTCCATCCCTACACACAGTCCCTGCTCTCAGCTGTTCCAATTCCAGATCCAATCTTAGAGCGTAAAAAAGTCTTGAAGGTCTACGATCCTGAACAGCACGATTATTCTGTTGATAAACCAGAAATGGCAGAGATTCGTCCAGGACACTACGTCTGGGCTAATAAAGCTGAACTCGAAAAGTATAAACAAGAACAAGAATAG
- a CDS encoding ABC transporter ATP-binding protein, whose protein sequence is MTKNENVILTARDIVVEFDVRDRVLTAIRGVSLDLIEGEVLAIVGESGSGKSVLTKTFTGMLEENGRVAQGTIDYRGKDLTTLRSNKDWEPIRGAKIATIFQDPMTSLDPINTIGSQITEVIIKHQGKSAKEAKKMAIDYMSKVGIPDAEKRFEEYPFQYSGGMRQRIVIAIALACRPDILICDEPTTALDVTIQAQIIDLLKSLQQEYHFTTIFITHDLGVVASIADKVAVMYAGEIIEYGTVEEIFYEPKHPYTWSLLSSLPQLADANGALYSIPGTPPSLYSPIKGDAFALRSDYAMSIDFEEAAPAFNVSDTHWAKTWLLHEDAPKVHKPEIIENLHEKIRSKMGFNQLEA, encoded by the coding sequence ATGACAAAGAATGAAAATGTAATATTGACTGCTCGCGATATTGTCGTGGAATTCGATGTTCGCGATCGTGTCTTAACCGCCATTCGCGGTGTCTCATTGGACTTGATTGAAGGCGAAGTCCTGGCTATTGTTGGTGAATCAGGTTCAGGAAAGTCTGTCTTAACCAAGACTTTTACTGGTATGTTAGAAGAAAATGGTCGTGTAGCTCAAGGAACCATTGACTACCGTGGCAAAGATTTGACAACTCTTCGGAGTAACAAGGATTGGGAGCCGATTCGCGGTGCAAAAATTGCGACCATATTCCAAGATCCGATGACGAGCTTGGATCCGATTAATACTATTGGAAGCCAGATTACAGAAGTCATTATCAAGCACCAAGGAAAATCAGCCAAAGAAGCTAAAAAAATGGCCATTGATTATATGAGCAAGGTCGGGATTCCAGATGCGGAAAAACGTTTCGAAGAGTATCCTTTCCAATACTCAGGTGGTATGCGGCAGCGGATTGTTATTGCTATTGCCTTGGCTTGCCGTCCTGATATTCTTATCTGTGATGAGCCGACAACGGCCCTCGATGTAACGATTCAAGCGCAGATTATTGACTTGCTCAAATCCTTGCAGCAAGAATATCATTTCACAACCATCTTTATTACGCACGACCTTGGAGTTGTAGCTAGTATTGCAGATAAGGTTGCAGTCATGTATGCTGGTGAGATTATCGAATACGGGACAGTTGAAGAAATCTTCTACGAGCCAAAACATCCTTATACATGGAGTTTGCTGTCCAGCTTACCCCAGCTAGCAGATGCAAATGGTGCCCTCTACTCGATTCCTGGTACTCCACCGTCTCTTTATTCGCCAATCAAAGGAGATGCATTTGCTTTGCGTTCTGACTATGCTATGTCAATTGACTTTGAAGAAGCAGCGCCGGCTTTCAATGTGTCAGATACTCATTGGGCTAAGACTTGGTTGCTCCATGAAGATGCGCCTAAGGTTCATAAACCAGAGATTATCGAAAACCTGCATGAAAAAATTCGTTCAAAAATGGGCTTCAATCAATTAGAAGCTTAG